The Toxoplasma gondii ME49 chromosome XII, whole genome shotgun sequence genome includes a region encoding these proteins:
- a CDS encoding HMG (high mobility group) box domain-containing protein (encoded by transcript TGME49_219828), with protein MAPKKVTKKGTEGKKKRAKKDPNAPKKPLSSYMFFAKDKRAEILKKQPTLKSDIGKVGKMIGEEWAKLSSSQKMTYQKKAEQEKIRYQREMSLYNKKK; from the coding sequence ATGGCACCGAAGAAGGTGACAAAGAAGGgaacagaggggaagaagaagcgcgcaAAGAAGGACCCCAACGCACCCAAGAAGCCTCTTTCGTCTTACATGTTTTTCGCAAAGGACAAGCGGGCCGAAATCCTCAAGAAACAGCCTACTCTCAAGTCCGACATCGGCAAGGTGGGGAAGATGATCGGCGAGGAATGGGCAAAGCTAAGCTCATCGCAGAAAATGACTTACCAAAAGAAAGCTGAGCAAGAGAAGATCAGATATCAACGTGAAATGTCTCTCTACAACAAGAAGAAATGA